A genome region from Glycine max cultivar Williams 82 chromosome 5, Glycine_max_v4.0, whole genome shotgun sequence includes the following:
- the LOC100793052 gene encoding trihelix transcription factor ASR3, producing the protein MAQDSEKICEGASESPTTPVGTQAPAPAPAPAPPESEPKSTSTQRIKATRHPRWTRQETLVLIESKKMVENGEQVCRFRSASGCVQTDPKWDMVSSLCQQRGVKRGAVQCRKRWGNLLTDFRKIKKWESGVKEVESESFWIMRNDVRKEKKLPGFFDSVVYNVLDGGVCTTVAFPLTLVKMVPKGENGVVVEGVSHHQEQCKENEEEEEEEEEEEEEDEAIVDAEKMGWSTEEENMETNINGFLKTPTGLLIKEKGIAGRLKRTPILTLPTPEKLQQQPSYQGNYDPGFQKEPMFQEGYKRKRLPLDSSEDCTDFNSNITNLLRRNSDMLKAHLGAQNINYQLARDQQKQQTDIIVAALGKLTDALTKIADKL; encoded by the exons ATGGCACAAGATTCAGAGAAAATTTGTGAAGGTGCTTCGGAGTCTCCAACGACCCCAGTTGGAACACAAGCACCAGCACCAGCACCAGCACCAGCACCACCAGAGAGTGAACCCAAAAGCACTTCAACTCAAAGAATCAAAGCCACAAGGCACCCTAGATGGACAAGGCAAGAAACACTTGTTCTGATAGAGTCCAAGAAAATGGTGGAAAATGGAGAACAAGTTTGCCGATTCAGATCAGCATCAGGGTGCGTTCAAACCGATCCGAAATGGGACATGGTGTCATCACTGTGTCAGCAGAGAGGGGTGAAGAGAGGGGCTGTTCAGTGCAGGAAAAGGTGGGGCAATCTTCTCACTGATTTCAGGAAGATCAAGAAGTGGGAATCTGGTGTAAAAGAGGTGGAGAGTGAGTCGTTTTGGATAATGAGAAATGATGTGAGGAAGGAGAAGAAGTTGCCCGGGTTCTTTGATTCTGTGGTGTACAATGTTTTGGATGGAGGGGTGTGCACCACTGTTGCATTTCCCTTGACACTGGTTAAGATGGTGCCAAAGGGTGAGAATGGTGTTGTTGTTGAGGGAGTGTCTCATCATCAGGAACAGTGTAAGGAGAacgaggaggaagaggaggaggaggaggaggaggaggaggaagatgaGGCGATTGTTGATGCTGAGAAAATGGGTTGGAGCACTGAGGAGGAAAACATGGAGACTAACATCAATGGTTTTCTTAAAACACCAACAGGTCTTCTTATTAAGGAAAAAGGTATTGCAGGGAGGCTCAAGAGGACACCCATACTCACATTGCCTACTCCAG AGAAACTACAGCAGCAGCCATCTTACCAAGGGAACTACGATCCTG GTTTTCAGAAGGAACCTATGTTCCAAGAGGGATACAAGAGAAAGAGGTTACCGTTGGATAGTAGTGAGGACTGCACAGATTTCAACAGCAACATTACCAATCTACTAAGGAGGAACAGTGACATGCTAAAAGCCCATCTTGGGGCTCAGAACATAAATTACCAATTGGCCAGGGACCAGCAGAAACAACAAACTGATATTATAGTTGCAGCCCTTGGCAAGCTCACAGATGCCCTCACAAAAATTGCTGACAAGCTGTAA